ATTAGTGTTGAGAGTTATAAGCGGTTTCTTATGGCTGGTTTCACATAGGTCGtttgttttcattaaatcaCATATAGAGCCTATATTGTGGCTACACCAAATGcaaatatacacatatatagaCATTGAACATcagatatatttttgttttgatacatatttatttatttattgtgtaTGATAGATAATTGTAATTTCACCTTTTTCATGATTTGAGAATACTGCTCTGTACTGTGCTCTGTACTAAagtttcttttataatttcacatttattttaacattATTGTAGCTAATTTTCTATGTCCAGGTATCGTCGTAGCGCTTAGACTGCAACAAGTGCTTGTCtttccttaaaaaatatatcatgAATATgcggagttttttttttttgaagaatttcCGAATAAAATGTTGAGTTACATACCTATTTTGATATACATGGTTATTCGTAggtgtggtgtgtgtgtgttttaaaTAGCATCCAAaagattttatatatttgaCTTGTAAACGGCTTATAAAAATGTTCTTAGTCTGTCTCAAAAATTGTCTTTTGTTTTCTCTTgtatttggttttaaaattttacattttcggACGAGAGTATAAAGCGTGCaaatttgtttacaaaaattcATACCCAGAACAATATATGACCGAAAAGTAGGTTAAAATATAGTGTCCTGTTTTCTTACAATTTTGAAGAATTTCTATGCGCTGTGTACTCGCCACAATTCCGGATCACGGTCTTAACTGCTGGTCGTCCCATGGCATCTCCGGAGGCTGCTATTTTCTCCACAACCTCAATGCCTTCGATGATGTATCCAAAAATGGCCGTAAATAAGCGCATCTCTCTGAGCACCAACCGAAACTGACTGCCCACATAGCCGCCGTTGTCCTGTCTTTTCTGGCCTCTTCGTATGCCAATGGTGCCCCGGTAGGCCAGCAGACCCGTGTCCTCCGGCATAAAGTAACGTTCGACGAAAGCCGAGTGTCCTCCCCGTCCGTGGTTTGTCTCGAAATCCCCACTGATTACGCTCTCATCCGCCCAGGCTTGAAAAATTGCGCATCCCCGATAGCCGAAGCCAAAGTCGTGTCGGATGAGGGCCCCAAAGTTTTCCGCCATCCGGGGAGCAGCATCTGGTCGCACCTCGATTAGAACATTCCCGGCCATTTTTCCTGCTGTTTCCAGTTCCATATAATAGATGGGATAACAATGAATGGACGGCAGACGGATAATGCTTACCAAAGTTCTTGGCTCGGATCTAGACTTGTCCTCCGGGTCCTGGTCCGGTTCCTGCTTAGGTTCTCGCTTCTCCCTGGTGTAATTGGTATTTCTGTCGTTGTTATTGGTGGTGTTGCTATTCCGTCTTTCGTTCGATCGGTGAAAGTACTCCTCCTTAACCATGGCGTAATAGGTATTGGGGGCCGACTGGGCCGACAAGTTCTGATATTGCGGTATATGTTGTTGGAACTTTGTTTCTTTTGGTGGCCCCAGATTTGACAGTTGATGCTTTTGCTTCTGAATGCGATCCTCTTccagctgctcctgctgctccagCAGAGCCCTGTATCCCGGATTTTGATGAATTCGCAAGTCGCACAGTCTCTGGTTCGTGGGagactgttgctgctgcctaGCATAGTAGTTTTGAATTTGCAGCTCTAACTGCCGATTCAATCGACCCGCCATATTTGGTTGACTTGGCTCCCAGTGCTGGTGACGTTGTGGTGGCATCTCCGCCTGTGGCTGCATCTGCGGTTGTGGCGGCCTCTGCAGAACCTGCAACTCCAAGCTGAGGCGATTATAGTTCTGTTCAAACAACTGAGCCGCCGGATTGCTGCTGTGCGAGGATCTGCTACTTGCCGAACCCGAGGATCCCACAGAGCCTGAACGGTCCGAATAGTTTTCGTACCGGGCAAAGCACCGCTGCAATGTCTGCATCACCGGATCCTGCATCATATCCATATTAGGGAGAGGCTCAAATACTTTAATATCCCGGCGTTGCGGATTGAAGTTTGGTGGGATTACCGCTCGCAGCGACTGGGGCAACCGCTCGGGGAGCGGTGAAGGAATCCGGCATAGTGGGGGAAGCATGTTCTGCTGCAACTCATGCCAGTAGGCCCACACACAATAGTTGGTAAGGATGAGGGCCGGTGGCGGATCCACGTTATGCGGAATGGGGCCCGGCCGAGTCCAGCTGCGCAGCTTTAAGAGCCTCTGGTTGATATCCTCAAACTCCAATACCTTCATACCATTTTCTTGGATTGCTGCCCGCATCCGGCATTGAAGATGAATCTCTACCAGCAGAGAGTTGTATCGTTGGCGCTGCTCATACAGTTTGTAGATTAACTGAACCATGTCGTTTTCCCGAATATGTCCGGTGGGTCGGTTTATGTCCTCAGTGTGGGCTATCCAGCCGCGCATCTGGCAAGCCATCAACGACGGCTTGTGGTCCAACATGACGCGCTTGGTGTGCAACTGGACGTGGTTGCACGCCTCAACCACCTGCCGCATGAGGCTCATGTCGCGCACGGCATATTCGTCAGCCTTGGTGGCGAGAACCTTGATCTTGCCCAGCTCGATGTCAAATAGCTGACGCAGCAGCAGCGTGTAGTCCATCTGGCGGGTCAAACGGTGCCCGAAGTGCAGCAGGCCTTCGGTGCAGTCGCGGCACAGCAGGCGCTTGCAGTTGTGGCACCAAATAGTACTCGGCATGCCATGTAACATGCATGGTTCGTTGTAGGTgcccaaaaatttttttatgtcgATCCCCGCTAGCCAGTTGGAATCCCCATCGCCGGGTATTAGGGCCTCCACTTCGTTAACTTGGGTGTCGCCACGTCCGCTCGAGAAGCCCAAAATGGCGCGGCCCAAAAGTAAAGCCGGCATTTCCCGAAGAAGGAACATAATGTGAACCGGCTCCAGCACTTTCTCTAGTTGCGTGTGGATTCCGCACAGGGGGCACTTGCACTCCTGACACTCTAGATTCGCCCCAAATTGGTTTTGCATTAGGCAGTTTCCGCAAAAATTATGCTGGCAGGCCAACTCTTTAGGCACCACCCCGGCGCTAAAATTGTAGCGTCGCCGACAAAGTCCACAACTGAGAAGCGGCACCAATTCTGACggaatttccattttttccaatttgATAGTTTtctctaaaataaaattaaaaatatatatgtttgaATCAGAGGTCGGAGATAATTATCCTAATTATAAGGAGACCTCTAGATTAGCTTTAAAATTGGTACCCCGACTTCTGATTTTGAATCCGAAAAAGTTTCCTGAGTCAAAAATTCCTTCAACTTCAGTTTGTTTGTGGGATTACCTTTCTGCTCCTTCCAGACGAAAGGAGCACTTCCTGGAGCTAGTTAGTTGTAAGTCTGCGGCCTAATTCCTCGCCCGCGAACCCTTGAGAAACTTTTTC
The Drosophila bipectinata strain 14024-0381.07 chromosome 3R, DbipHiC1v2, whole genome shotgun sequence DNA segment above includes these coding regions:
- the LOC108130468 gene encoding uncharacterized protein; protein product: MEAKINKVFEAFRVTEKTIKLEKMEIPSELVPLLSCGLCRRRYNFSAGVVPKELACQHNFCGNCLMQNQFGANLECQECKCPLCGIHTQLEKVLEPVHIMFLLREMPALLLGRAILGFSSGRGDTQVNEVEALIPGDGDSNWLAGIDIKKFLGTYNEPCMLHGMPSTIWCHNCKRLLCRDCTEGLLHFGHRLTRQMDYTLLLRQLFDIELGKIKVLATKADEYAVRDMSLMRQVVEACNHVQLHTKRVMLDHKPSLMACQMRGWIAHTEDINRPTGHIRENDMVQLIYKLYEQRQRYNSLLVEIHLQCRMRAAIQENGMKVLEFEDINQRLLKLRSWTRPGPIPHNVDPPPALILTNYCVWAYWHELQQNMLPPLCRIPSPLPERLPQSLRAVIPPNFNPQRRDIKVFEPLPNMDMMQDPVMQTLQRCFARYENYSDRSGSVGSSGSASSRSSHSSNPAAQLFEQNYNRLSLELQVLQRPPQPQMQPQAEMPPQRHQHWEPSQPNMAGRLNRQLELQIQNYYARQQQQSPTNQRLCDLRIHQNPGYRALLEQQEQLEEDRIQKQKHQLSNLGPPKETKFQQHIPQYQNLSAQSAPNTYYAMVKEEYFHRSNERRNSNTTNNNDRNTNYTREKREPKQEPDQDPEDKSRSEPRTLVSIIRLPSIHCYPIYYMELETAGKMAGNVLIEVRPDAAPRMAENFGALIRHDFGFGYRGCAIFQAWADESVISGDFETNHGRGGHSAFVERYFMPEDTGLLAYRGTIGIRRGQKRQDNGGYVGSQFRLVLREMRLFTAIFGYIIEGIEVVEKIAASGDAMGRPAVKTVIRNCGEYTAHRNSSKL